The genomic window AAAAGAAAGCGTGGCGTAAGCATCGAACGAAAAATGCCCTAGTGCAATTTTCCAATGATCGACGGCGCGAAACCGATTTAATCGGCTTATTTCATCTTGATCCGCAAGAAGCCTCGCGACCGGCCAAGAAAGTTCGAATTTCTAAACTACATAATCGCCTTTACTGAAAAACCATTTCATTTCAAAGGCGATGTGAGTGACCTCACAAAAATAAAAGCATAATCGCTTGACATGTATTGCCACGCATCGTTAGATGACGATGCATCCTCGCTGATGCCTCCGATTCGCTCATGATTTACCAATGCGTCTCCTACAGATCCAGATATCCAGCTGAGCTGATATCGGAAGACCTGATGTCTTTTCAAATCAAGAAAAGACTTCCACATATAGTCACTGTGAAGGAGTAAAACCATGAATGAACAAACCTTTCAGCAACCGGAAACAACGCAAGACGCTGTGCGTCCTCTCGCCCGTTTGTGGGGTGAAACCTTCCCGATGGAGGACGATAACGACAGCAAGAAAATCTACATGACTGCGTATTCCGGCTTGACCAGCTATCACCCCGATGGTGATCCGGATGCTCTGGGCTGAGCGTTCTCCATAAGCTCGCAAACCATTCCCTCTCCTCGATGGGAGAGGGAATCAAACTCAAGCATCAGGCTGATTCCTAAATAAAGGCAATCAGCTGCTGAGGGCTTATTCAAATAAAGTAAAAATAAAACGGCCACGCGTGTAAACAGCGGTTACGAACTGGAATGCCATCGTGACGAAAATGACGTCCTCTCCGATTCTGATCCTTGCTCCCTCCACCGACCCGCACGCTGCCGCCGTCCACTGGGCGCTCCAACGCAATCGCGTCGATGCCGACTGGTGGCCGTCCATGCGCCCGGAAGGAAAAGCGGCGCCTTCCATCTGGATCGACGAGCGCGGCATCCAGATGGAACGCCCGCCATCCGGCAATTGGCGATCGGCTTGGCATCGACGCCCGCAGCGGCCCGACCCCAGTCCTTGCCAGGATGCGGACAGGACGTTTCTTGAGCGCGAATGGCGTCTTTACCAGAAGAATCTGTTCGATTTATCGCCCACTGTCACGCAAGCCCTATGGGTCAACGCTCCCCTGGCGGCGTGGCAAGCCGAGAGCAAGCTGCTTCAACTGCAGGAGGCACACAACGTGTCCCTGCGGGTTCCGGAGACCGTGGTGACGAATCATGCCGATGACGTGCGCCGCTTCATCAAAAAGTGCGGCCGCGTGGTGTTCAAGTCTTTTTATCCACACACCTGGCACAACACCGCTAAACGTGAATTGGTTGCCGTCGGCGTTGTCATGCTCGACGACGCTTCGGTGCTGCCCGATGACGCCGTAGCGATGAGCCCTGGCATTTTTCAGCGCTATGTGGACAAAGCCTTCGACGTGCGCGTGACAGTGATCGGAGATCATTATTTCGCCGTCAAGCTCGGCAAAGCTGCCGGTGGCGCCTTTCTGGATTGGCGCGCCTATTCGCTGGAAGAAACGTTACAGGTGGAGCCCTTCGACCTTCCACATGAGCTGAAGCAAAAGCTTAAAGCACTCATGCAACGGCTAGAC from Dyella caseinilytica includes these protein-coding regions:
- a CDS encoding ATP-grasp domain-containing protein, whose amino-acid sequence is MRPEGKAAPSIWIDERGIQMERPPSGNWRSAWHRRPQRPDPSPCQDADRTFLEREWRLYQKNLFDLSPTVTQALWVNAPLAAWQAESKLLQLQEAHNVSLRVPETVVTNHADDVRRFIKKCGRVVFKSFYPHTWHNTAKRELVAVGVVMLDDASVLPDDAVAMSPGIFQRYVDKAFDVRVTVIGDHYFAVKLGKAAGGAFLDWRAYSLEETLQVEPFDLPHELKQKLKALMQRLDLTFGCIDLVVDHDGNAFFLEVNQAGQFLFVEQRLTDLPLLQAMTAMLIAGRRDYRIEDSLPVRFKDYLSSDDFKRNEILIKEQVQTESLYSVEA